A single region of the Prosthecobacter debontii genome encodes:
- a CDS encoding RecQ family ATP-dependent DNA helicase, which translates to MPHDLQATLRQHFGHKAFRPGQEQVMQALLEGRSALALFPTSAGKSLCYQLPALLMEGVTLVISPLIALMKDQVEALCAKDIRAARLDSSLKQEEVQQVFDDLRSGAIKLLYIAPERLMSESFIERLKRLKIAMMAVDEAHCISEWGHNFRPEYLRLSHVARELGIHPVLALTATATPSVAADIRKAFDIAERDHVQTSFFRPNLHYRITPCPGNKRKELLTKLLLKRKVPSIVYVTLQQTAEEVATYLQKNGVNALAYHAGLPDEHRHAAQDGFMTGETDVIVATIAFGMGIDKADIRAVYHYNLPKTLENYMQETGRAGRDGKPSVCEMLACQDDRIVLENFTYGDTPTPQALRLLTDHLLRQGEEFDLSLYEISGSTDIRPLVIETVLTHLELEGLLRPLGTFYSSYQYAFNQPEARILAGHKPERQAFLRRLFSCGKRGSKWTTVNPDEAATQIEESRERILKALSWLEEAGDIQLKPSGARQKYRLAGDRAERDPEQAAQRMQKLFAEREGRDIQRLNQILELASERGCLTRWLLRYFGEELEQDCGTCTGCQDREQGKDITEPRSIPFSAIPEITTEDVSAIRRLLDDRHAALRTPRQLARFLCGISSPATSRARLTRLDTFGLLEHVPFADVLAQAETMR; encoded by the coding sequence ATGCCGCACGACCTCCAAGCTACCCTTCGCCAGCACTTTGGCCACAAGGCTTTCCGCCCGGGCCAAGAACAGGTGATGCAGGCTCTGCTGGAGGGGCGGAGTGCGCTTGCTTTGTTCCCGACCAGTGCGGGCAAGTCCCTTTGCTACCAGCTCCCGGCCTTGCTCATGGAGGGAGTGACATTGGTCATCTCACCACTCATTGCTTTGATGAAGGATCAAGTCGAAGCCTTGTGTGCCAAGGACATCCGGGCCGCGCGGTTGGACTCCTCCCTGAAGCAAGAGGAGGTTCAACAGGTCTTCGATGATTTGCGGAGTGGAGCCATCAAGCTCCTCTACATCGCACCGGAGCGGTTGATGAGTGAGAGCTTCATCGAGCGGTTGAAACGGCTGAAGATAGCCATGATGGCCGTGGATGAGGCGCACTGCATCTCGGAGTGGGGGCATAACTTCCGGCCTGAATACTTGCGACTGTCGCATGTGGCCCGAGAGCTGGGGATTCATCCCGTTTTGGCTTTGACCGCGACCGCCACACCCAGTGTCGCAGCGGACATTCGCAAGGCCTTCGACATTGCTGAGCGGGACCATGTGCAGACCTCCTTTTTTCGGCCTAATCTGCATTACCGCATCACGCCATGTCCCGGTAATAAACGAAAGGAGCTGCTCACTAAGCTCCTGCTGAAACGCAAGGTACCCTCCATCGTCTATGTCACGCTGCAACAGACGGCGGAGGAAGTGGCCACCTATTTGCAGAAAAATGGGGTCAATGCTCTGGCCTATCATGCAGGTTTACCCGATGAGCATCGTCATGCGGCGCAGGATGGTTTCATGACGGGCGAAACCGATGTCATCGTGGCCACCATCGCCTTTGGTATGGGCATCGATAAGGCGGATATCCGCGCGGTCTATCACTACAACCTGCCCAAGACGCTGGAGAACTACATGCAGGAGACCGGTCGAGCAGGTCGTGATGGTAAGCCTTCGGTTTGTGAGATGCTTGCCTGCCAGGACGACCGCATCGTGTTGGAAAATTTCACCTATGGCGATACCCCGACGCCGCAAGCACTGCGGCTTTTGACGGATCATTTGTTACGTCAGGGCGAGGAGTTCGATCTTTCACTCTATGAGATTTCCGGCAGCACGGACATCCGACCTCTGGTCATCGAGACGGTGCTCACGCACTTGGAGTTGGAAGGTCTGCTGCGTCCGCTGGGGACCTTTTATTCCAGCTATCAATACGCCTTCAACCAACCCGAGGCCCGCATCCTGGCTGGGCATAAACCCGAGCGGCAGGCTTTTCTGCGACGCCTATTTTCCTGTGGCAAGCGAGGCTCCAAGTGGACCACTGTGAATCCCGATGAGGCTGCGACCCAGATCGAGGAATCGCGCGAGCGTATCTTGAAAGCACTCAGCTGGCTGGAGGAAGCGGGAGACATTCAGCTCAAACCCAGTGGTGCTCGCCAAAAGTATCGGCTCGCGGGTGATCGGGCGGAGCGTGATCCCGAACAGGCGGCGCAACGCATGCAGAAGCTCTTTGCCGAGCGTGAAGGCCGAGACATCCAGCGTCTCAATCAGATCCTGGAACTAGCGAGTGAGCGCGGCTGCCTGACGCGCTGGCTGCTTCGCTACTTTGGGGAAGAGCTTGAGCAGGATTGCGGCACCTGTACCGGTTGCCAGGATCGGGAACAAGGGAAAGATATCACCGAGCCACGCTCCATCCCCTTTTCGGCGATCCCAGAAATCACGACGGAGGATGTCTCCGCGATTCGTCGCCTCCTCGATGACCGCCATGCCGCGCTCCGCACACCGCGGCAGCTGGCCCGCTTTCTCTGCGGTATCTCCAGCCCCGCCACCTCACGTGCTCGCCTGACTCGGCTGGACACCTTTGGCTTGCTGGAGCATGTGCCTTTTGCCGATGTCCTCGCTCAGGCGGAAACGATGCGGTGA
- a CDS encoding carboxypeptidase M32, producing the protein MPATAYDQLVALVQEVSLLSSTEATLSWDQETYMPAKALAFRARQMSYLNGKAHALATGTVFRKLLEKAESEKPRNAKAAANLKELRRDYDRAVKLPQKLVIEESEICAHGKAAWAEARQKSDFSLFAPHLQKLVSIARRKADLWGYANEPYDALLETYERGARTDEVAALFTRLKPELAKIARQAVEQSASVNPKVLRGKYPIEKQQLLNAEVAASLGFDFEAGRIDTTAHPFCTTLGPADIRLTTRYDESDFTSSLFGVMHEAGHGLYEQGLPQDDFGLPSGRACSLGIHESQSRLWENHVGRSRAFWEKWLPRTIEIFPHLKKVKLDDFLQAINRAQYSFIRVEADQATYDLHILLRFAIERRIVSGELAVKDVPAAWNEEFESLFGMVPPDDAHGCLQDIHWSMGGLGYFATYTLGNLNAAQLFGTARKSKKIATALDKADYAPLLAWLREKVHSQGGTPLPGEIMVHATGKPTDAKWHLKHLRERFAE; encoded by the coding sequence ATGCCCGCTACAGCCTACGACCAACTCGTCGCCCTCGTGCAGGAGGTCTCCCTCCTTTCCTCCACCGAAGCCACTCTTTCTTGGGATCAAGAGACCTACATGCCCGCCAAGGCCCTGGCCTTCCGTGCGCGTCAGATGTCCTATCTCAATGGCAAGGCCCACGCTCTAGCTACTGGCACGGTTTTCCGCAAATTGCTGGAGAAAGCCGAGTCCGAAAAGCCTCGGAATGCTAAAGCCGCTGCCAACCTTAAGGAACTGCGCCGGGACTATGACCGTGCGGTCAAACTGCCGCAAAAGCTCGTCATCGAGGAGAGCGAGATCTGTGCTCATGGTAAAGCGGCTTGGGCTGAAGCGCGTCAAAAGTCCGACTTCAGTCTCTTCGCCCCACATCTGCAAAAGCTCGTCTCCATCGCCCGCCGAAAGGCCGATCTCTGGGGTTATGCCAACGAACCTTACGATGCCCTTCTGGAAACCTATGAGCGGGGTGCCCGGACCGATGAGGTAGCGGCGCTTTTTACTCGCCTGAAACCTGAACTGGCCAAGATCGCCCGGCAGGCTGTGGAGCAAAGCGCTTCCGTGAACCCAAAAGTGCTGCGCGGTAAATACCCCATCGAGAAGCAGCAACTACTGAACGCGGAAGTGGCCGCCAGCCTCGGCTTCGACTTCGAAGCGGGTCGCATTGACACCACAGCGCACCCCTTCTGCACCACACTCGGGCCTGCGGACATTCGCCTGACCACCCGGTATGACGAGAGCGATTTCACCTCATCGCTCTTCGGGGTCATGCATGAGGCTGGGCACGGGCTGTATGAGCAGGGCCTGCCCCAAGACGACTTCGGTTTGCCTTCGGGTCGTGCTTGCTCGCTGGGCATTCACGAATCCCAGAGCCGCCTATGGGAAAACCACGTCGGCCGTTCTCGCGCCTTCTGGGAAAAATGGCTGCCGCGCACCATCGAGATCTTCCCGCACCTGAAGAAGGTGAAGCTGGATGACTTCCTCCAGGCCATCAATCGGGCCCAATACTCCTTCATTCGTGTCGAGGCGGATCAGGCCACCTACGACCTGCACATCCTCCTGCGTTTCGCCATTGAGCGTCGCATCGTCAGTGGAGAGCTAGCGGTAAAAGACGTGCCAGCGGCCTGGAATGAAGAGTTTGAGAGCCTCTTCGGCATGGTGCCACCGGATGATGCCCATGGCTGTCTCCAAGACATCCATTGGAGCATGGGCGGTCTGGGTTACTTCGCCACCTACACCTTGGGTAACCTGAACGCGGCCCAGCTTTTCGGCACCGCCCGCAAATCCAAGAAGATCGCCACCGCCCTCGATAAGGCTGACTACGCACCTCTCCTTGCTTGGCTGCGTGAGAAAGTTCATTCCCAAGGCGGCACCCCATTGCCCGGGGAGATCATGGTCCACGCCACAGGGAAGCCCACCGATGCTAAATGGCATCTCAAGCATCTGCGCGAGCGGTTTGCGGAGTGA